The Deinococcus reticulitermitis genome has a segment encoding these proteins:
- a CDS encoding M20 family metallopeptidase, whose protein sequence is MTTLEDRSAGLREQLRAWRRHLHMHPEVGFHEVETARYIESQLRELPGLTLSRPTETSVLAVLKGQKPGRTVLLRADIDALPIQEENTFEFASKNPGVMHACGHDGHTAILLGVARLLSEHPEEVSGEVRMIFQHAEEIGPGGAEELVMQTGLMDGVDVVTGLHLNSQLPAGVVAVKPGAFMAAPDMIELTIQGRGGHGAHPEEAVDPIAVGAQVVTNLQHIVSRHVGAQDALVISVTYFQSGSTHNVIPDTARLMGTVRTFDPELRQKAPGLIERVIKGVCEAHGATYDFKYEFGYRPLINTDWVAEELRQVALDTVGEERFRVAKPTMGGEDFSAYLEKAPGAYFNVGSGSEEADSRWPHHHPRFTIDEESLETGAQMLYAAALRLGAGEPEPR, encoded by the coding sequence ATGACCACCCTTGAGGACCGGAGCGCCGGCCTACGCGAGCAGCTGCGCGCGTGGCGCCGTCACCTGCATATGCACCCCGAAGTCGGCTTCCACGAGGTGGAGACCGCCCGCTACATCGAGTCGCAGCTGCGCGAGCTGCCGGGTCTCACCCTCAGCCGCCCGACCGAGACCAGCGTGCTCGCGGTCCTGAAGGGCCAGAAGCCGGGCCGCACGGTGCTTCTGCGCGCCGACATCGACGCCCTGCCGATTCAAGAGGAGAACACCTTCGAGTTCGCGTCGAAAAACCCCGGCGTGATGCACGCCTGCGGACACGACGGCCACACCGCCATCCTGCTCGGCGTCGCGCGGCTGCTTTCCGAGCATCCCGAAGAGGTCAGCGGCGAGGTCCGCATGATCTTCCAGCACGCCGAGGAGATCGGGCCGGGCGGCGCCGAGGAGCTCGTGATGCAGACCGGGCTGATGGACGGCGTGGACGTAGTGACGGGGCTGCACCTCAACAGCCAGCTGCCCGCCGGCGTGGTGGCGGTCAAGCCCGGCGCCTTCATGGCCGCGCCCGACATGATCGAGCTGACCATCCAGGGACGCGGCGGGCACGGCGCTCACCCCGAAGAGGCGGTGGACCCCATCGCCGTCGGCGCGCAGGTGGTGACCAACCTGCAACACATTGTCAGCCGCCACGTCGGCGCGCAGGACGCCCTCGTGATCAGCGTGACCTATTTCCAGAGCGGGAGCACCCACAACGTGATTCCCGACACCGCCCGGCTGATGGGCACCGTCCGCACCTTCGACCCCGAACTGCGCCAGAAGGCCCCGGGGCTGATCGAGCGCGTCATCAAGGGGGTGTGTGAGGCCCACGGCGCGACCTACGACTTCAAGTACGAGTTCGGCTACCGGCCCCTGATCAACACCGACTGGGTGGCCGAGGAGCTGCGGCAGGTCGCGCTCGACACCGTCGGCGAGGAGCGGTTCAGAGTCGCCAAACCCACGATGGGCGGCGAGGACTTCAGCGCCTACCTGGAAAAGGCCCCCGGCGCCTACTTCAACGTCGGCTCGGGCAGCGAGGAAGCCGACTCGCGCTGGCCGCACCACCACCCGCGCTTCACCATCGACGAGGAAAGCCTGGAGACCGGCGCGCAGATGCTGTACGCGGCGGCGCTGCGGCTCGGGGCCGGCGAGCCGGAGCCGCGCTGA
- a CDS encoding glutamate ligase domain-containing protein, translating into MSAPLPERPDYDWLFARTRAGQARGPEGARALLGDLGAPDGRFTAIRVIGTNGKGSTCAMLEAGLLAAGVRAGRFTSPHLHAYEERVRVGGQEVDPAETARFIAWAKEHAPDAAFFPLTLAFAAQTFAQAGVEVAVMEAGVGGQSDATQALGRVAAVALTNVDLDHVGVLGPTLRDIARDKAGAALPGVPLLTTATGEALEVIGEVAGQAGAPLYTPASYPDLFSLPRPPALAGAHQRSNAALALATLRHLGYMAGVEAALSASYPARMERFEVGSKTVLVDGAHNPHAARALAQAVGQADTLLFGGLARKDTAATLAPLLAVAPQRVFTAPGDLASPPADLAAEYGGEAEAEPERALRRALALTPPGGLLLVAGSLYLAGQIRGELLKRP; encoded by the coding sequence CTGAGCGCTCCTCTCCCCGAGCGGCCCGATTACGACTGGCTCTTCGCCCGCACCCGCGCGGGGCAGGCACGGGGGCCGGAGGGAGCGCGGGCGCTGCTGGGCGACCTAGGCGCCCCGGACGGGCGCTTCACAGCCATCCGCGTGATCGGCACCAACGGCAAGGGCAGCACCTGCGCGATGCTCGAAGCGGGGCTGCTCGCGGCGGGGGTGCGGGCCGGGCGCTTCACGAGTCCGCACCTGCACGCCTACGAGGAGCGCGTGCGGGTGGGAGGGCAGGAGGTAGACCCTGCCGAAACCGCCCGCTTCATCGCCTGGGCGAAAGAGCACGCGCCGGACGCGGCCTTCTTTCCGCTGACCCTCGCCTTCGCCGCGCAGACCTTCGCGCAGGCCGGGGTGGAGGTGGCTGTCATGGAGGCCGGCGTGGGGGGCCAGAGCGACGCCACGCAGGCGCTCGGGCGGGTGGCGGCCGTCGCCCTGACCAACGTGGACCTCGACCACGTCGGGGTGCTCGGTCCCACCCTGCGCGACATCGCCCGCGACAAGGCGGGGGCCGCGCTCCCCGGTGTGCCGCTGCTGACCACCGCGACGGGGGAAGCATTGGAGGTGATCGGTGAGGTGGCTGGGCAGGCCGGGGCGCCGCTCTACACTCCGGCAAGCTACCCCGACCTCTTCTCCCTGCCCCGTCCCCCTGCGCTCGCCGGAGCGCACCAGCGGAGCAACGCGGCGCTCGCGCTCGCCACACTACGCCACCTGGGGTATATGGCGGGCGTAGAAGCGGCCCTGAGCGCTTCCTACCCCGCCCGAATGGAGCGCTTTGAAGTCGGCAGCAAAACCGTTCTCGTGGACGGTGCCCACAACCCCCACGCGGCTCGCGCGCTCGCGCAGGCGGTGGGCCAGGCCGATACGCTGCTGTTCGGCGGGCTGGCGCGCAAGGACACGGCGGCTACCCTCGCGCCGCTGCTCGCCGTCGCCCCACAGCGGGTCTTCACGGCGCCGGGCGACCTCGCCAGCCCACCCGCCGACCTCGCCGCCGAGTACGGAGGGGAGGCCGAGGCCGAGCCGGAGCGGGCGCTGCGCCGCGCGCTCGCGCTGACTCCGCCCGGCGGCCTGCTGCTCGTCGCAGGGAGCCTCTATCTCGCCGGGCAGATCCGGGGCGAACTGCTGAAGCGGCCCTAA